From Camelina sativa cultivar DH55 chromosome 7, Cs, whole genome shotgun sequence, one genomic window encodes:
- the LOC104700662 gene encoding kinesin-like protein KIN-5A has product MDSNNSKRGSSAKSPCQTPRSTEKSNRDFRVVDSNSTNSNSNPVSKNEKEKGVNIQVIVRCRPFNSEETRLQTPAVLTCNDRKKEVAVAQNIAGKQIDKTFLFDKVFGPTSQQKDLYHQAVSPIVFEVLDGYNCTIFAYGQTGTGKTYTMEGGARKKNGEIPSDAGVIPRAVKQIFDILEAQSAAEYSLKVSFLELYNEELTDLLAPEETKFTDDKSKKPLALMEDGKGGVFVRGLEEEIVSTADEIYKVLEKGSAKRRTAETLLNKQSSRSHSIFSVTIHIKECTPEGEEIVKSGKLNLVDLAGSENISRSGAREGRAREAGEINKSLLTLGRVINALVEHSGHIPYRESKLTRLLRDSLGGKTKTCVIATVSPSVHCLEETLSTLDYAHRAKHIKNKPEVNQKMMKSAIMKDLYSEIERLKQEVYATREKNGIYIPKERYIQEEAEKKAMAEKIEQMEVEGEAKDKQIVELQELYNSEQLVTAGLREKLSKTEKKLWETEQALLDLEEKHRQAVATIKDKEYLISNLLKSEKTLVDRAIELQAELANAASDVSNLFAKIERKDKIEDSNRSLIQEFQSQLLRQLELLNNSVAGSVSQQEKQLQDMEKVMASFVSAKTEATETLQGRLAQLKEKYNSGIKSLDDIAGNLDKDSQSTLNDLNSEVTKHSCALEDMFRGFTSEAYALLDGLQGSLHNQEEKLSAFTQQQRDLHSRSMESAKSVSTVMLDFFKTLDTHSTKLTKLAEDAQNVNEQKLSAFTKKFEESIANEEKQMLEKVAELLASSNARKKELVQMAVQDIRDGSSSQTGALQQEMSAMKDSASSVKVQWNAHMSQAESHHLDNISAVEVAKEDMQNMLLKCLENSKTGTQQWKTAQESLVDLEKRNVASADSIIRGAIENNEKLRAQFSSAVSTTLSDVDSANSDILSSIDQSLQLDKVASADVNSTIAPCSENLKELRSHHDGNVVDIKEKTGKCLGHEYKVDEATSSTPRKRVYNIPTVGSIEELKTPSFEELLKAFHDSSKSPKQMLQQSNGDAKHLSSNGRPPLTAIN; this is encoded by the exons ATGGATTCTAACAATTCGAAGAGAGGAAGCTCGGCGAAATCTCCATGTCAGACTCCGCGTTCGACTGAGAAGTCAAATCGAGATTTTCGAGTTGTTGACTCAAACTCAACAAATTCAAACTCGAATCCAGTTAGcaagaatgagaaagagaagggTGTGAATATACAAGTCATCGTTCGTTGCAG ACCGTTTAATTCTGAGGAGACTAGGTTACAAACACCTGCGGTACTTACCTGCAATGACCGCAAAAAGGAAGTTGCGGTAGCACAGAATATAGCTGGGAAGCAGATTGATAAAACGTTTTTGtttgacaag GTTTTTGGGCCAACATCCCAACAGAAGGACTTGTATCATCAAGCAGTTTCTCCCATTGTTTTCGAGGTTCTTGATGGGTATAATTGCACCATCTTTGCATATGGGCAAACGGGAACTGGTAAGACATACACAATGGAAGGAGGAGCAAGGAAAAAG AACGGTGAAATTCCAAGTGATGCAGGTGTTATCCCTAGAGCAGTTAAACAGATATTTGATATACTGGAAGCACAAAGTGCTGCTGAATACAGTTTGAAAGTTTCTTTTCTTGAGCTCTACAATGAAGAACTGACAGACCTTTTAGCTCCTGAAGAAACAAAGTTTACGGATGATAAATCAAAGAAACCTCTGGCCCTTATGGAAGACGGCAAAGGTGGCGTTTTTGTGAGAGGTTTGGAAGAAGAAATAGTGTCTACTGCTGATGAGATTTATAAAGTCTTGGAGAAAGGGTCAGCCAAGAGACGCACAGCAGAGACTCTTCTCAACAAACAAAGTAGTAGATCTCATTCAATATTTTCGGTTACAATCCATATTAAGGAATGTACTCCAGAGGGGGAAGAGATTGTCAAAAGTGGAAAGCTAAATCTTGTTGATCTTGCTGGTTCAGAGAATATTTCACGGTCTGGTGCTCGAGAG GGTAGAGCCAGGGAAGCTGGTGAGATCAACAAAAGTTTGCTCACACTTGGACGTGTCATAAATGCGTTGGTTGAACACTCTGGCCATATTCCATACAG AGAAAGCAAGTTGACAAGATTATTGAGAGACTCTTTgggaggaaaaacaaaaacatgtgtAATTGCTACAGTGTCACCCTCTGTTCATTGCCTGGAAGAAACACTCAGCACACTTGATTATGCACACCGTGCGAAACACATTAAAAATAAACCAGAG GTTAACcagaagatgatgaaatcaGCTATTATGAAAGATTTGTATTCTGAAATTGAACGTCTAAAGCAAG AGGTCTATGCTACAAGGGAGAAAAATGGAATTTATATTCCTAAGGAGAGATATATTCAAGAAGAAGCCGAGAAAAAG GCTATGGCTGAAAAGATAGAGCAAATGGAAGTTGAGGGAGAAGCTAAAGACAAG CAAATTGTTGAGCTTCAAGAGTTGTACAACTCGGAACAGCTTGTAACTGCTGGACTGAGAGAGAAGCTTAGTAAAACTGAG AAAAAGCTCTGGGAAACGGAACAAGCATTGTTAGATCTCGAAGAGAAACATAGACAGGCAGTTGCAACAATTAAGGATAAAGAGTACTTGATATCCAATCTCCTGAAATCTG AGAAAACACTTGTTGACCGTGCTATCGAGCTTCAAGCAGAGTTGGCAAATGCAGCATCCGATGTTTCCAACTTGTTTGCCAAAATTG AGAGGAAGGACAAAATTGAAGACAGCAATAGATCGCTCATCCAAGAGTTCCAGTCACAACTGCTACGGCAACTTGAGCTCTTGAACAACAGTGTTGCAGGTTCAGTGAGCCAGCAGGAAAAACAATTGCAAGACATGGAAAAAGTTATGGCATCTTTCGTATCTGCAAAGACAGAG GCTACTGAAACACTACAGGGAAGATTAGCACAGTTGAAGGAAAAGTACAATTCAGGCATCAAGTCTTTAGATGATATAGCAGGGAACTTAGATAAAGACAGCCAATCGACTTTGAATGACTTGAACTCGGAAGTGACAAAACATTCTTGTGCACTGGAAGAT ATGTTTAGAGGATTTACATCAGAGGCGTATGCACTACTTGACGGGCTTCAAGGTAGCCTTcacaatcaagaggagaagctctCTGCATTTACACAGCAACAGCGCGATTTGCATTCCCGTTCAATGGAGTCTGCTAAATCTGTCTCCACTGTGATGTTAGACTTCTTCAAGACTCTAGACACGCATTCCACTAAGCTGACGAAGCTAGCAGAAGATGCTCAAAACGTCAACGAGCAGAAACTATCTGCATTCACTAAGAAATTTGAG GAATCCATTGcaaatgaagaaaaacaaatgcttGAAAAAGTGGCGGAGTTACTAGCGAGTTCAAACGCTAGGAAGAAGGAATTGGTTCAGATGGCTGTGCAGGATATTCGCGACGGATCATCATCCCAAACCGGTGCACTGCAGCAAGAAATGTCTGCAATGAAAGATTCAGCTTCTTCAGTTAAAGTCCAATGGAACGCTCACATGAGCCAAGCGGAATCTCATCATCTCGATAACATTTCCGCAGTTGAGGTTGCAAAGGAAGATATGCAAAACATGCTTCTAAAATG CCTGGAGAATTCCAAAACCGGAACTCAACAATGGAAGACCGCTCAAGAATCTTTGGTCGATCTAGAGAAGAGGAATGTTGCATCCGCGGATTCTATCATCCG AGGAGCCATAGAAAACAATGAGAAACTACGAGCTCAGTTTTCTTCTGCGGTCTCAACCACATTAAGCGATGTCGATTCGGCAAACAGCGATATCCTCTCATCCATTGACC AATCTTTACAACTCGATAAAGTCGCATCAGCGGATGTTAATTCCACAATCGCTCCTTGTTCtgaaaacttgaaagaactaagAAGCCACCATGATGGCAACGTAGTAGACATCAAAGAAAAGACAGGAAAATGTCTTGGTCACGAGTACAAG GTGGATGAAGCAACAAGCTCAACGCCAAGGAAGAGAGTGTACAACATCCCAACGGTTGGATCAATAGAAGAACTGAAAACGCCGTCGTTTGAGGAATTGTTGAAAGCGTTTCACGATTCCTCCAAGTCGCCCAAACAGATGCTTCAGCAATCTAACGGAGATGCTAAACACCTTAGTAGTAACGGTCGACCACCGTTAACGGCGATCAACTGA
- the LOC104700660 gene encoding uncharacterized protein LOC104700660 — protein MNEEERVGSSSSSSSSLPVSYGVDGEKYEFSSSVSSLSQPFSPEGSSNKSFVLENNLSSVFSLDHRNNNILIFPRDRPCSCLHHVLEWILQRCCRCLC, from the exons ATGAATGAAGAGGAGAGAGTTGGTTCATcgtcctcttcttcgtcttctcttccTGTGAGCTACGGAGTTGACGGTGAAAAATACGaattctcttcctctgtttcttctctgtctcAACCGTTCTCTCCGGAAGGTTCAAGTAACAAgagttttgttcttgaaaacaatctttcttctgttttctcGTTGGACCATAGAAACAATAACATCCTCATCTTTCCTAGAGATAGACCATGTTCTTGTCTCCACCATGT CTTGGAGTGGATTCTACAGAGATGTTGTCGTTGCCTCTGTTAG
- the LOC104704421 gene encoding 3-ketoacyl-CoA synthase 12-like produces the protein MLSSTPSLASRIINHYKMRDDVKVFNLTGMGCSASLISVDIVKNIFKTYSNKLALVATSESLSPNWYSGNNRSMILANCLFRSGGCAILLTNKRSLRKRAMFKLKCMVRTHHGAREESYNCCVQSEDEQGRVGFYLGKNLPKAATRAFVDNLKIITPKILPVTELLRFMLKLLIKKIKIRQNPSKGSTNLPSGTPLKAGINFKTGIEHFCIHTGGKAVIDGIKHSLDLTEYDIEPARMTLHRFGNTSASSLWYVLAYMEAKKRLKRGDRVFMISFGAGFKCNSCVWEVVRDLTVG, from the coding sequence ATGCTCTCTTCAACACCTTCTTTAGCTTCAAGAATTATAAACCATTACAAGATGAGGGACGATGTCAAAGTCTTCAACTTGACGGGGATGGGGTGTAGCGCGAGTCTAATCTCCGTAGACATTGTCAAGAACATTTTCAAGACCTACTCAAACAAGTTAGCTCTTGTTGCCACCTCCGAGTCTTTGAGCCCTAATTGGTATAGCGGAAACAACCGTTCGATGATCTTAGCCAACTGCTTGTTCCGATCCGGTGGTTGTGCTATTCTCTTGACTAACAAACGTAGCTTGAGAAAGAGAGCAATGTTTAAGCTCAAGTGTATGGTACGGACTCACCATGGAGCTAGAGAGGAGTCTTACAACTGCTGTGTCCAATCCGAGGATGAACAAGGCCGTGTAGGGTTTTACTTGGGGAAGAATCTACCGAAAGCCGCAACTCGGGCTTTTGTAGACAATCTCAAGATTATAACACCCAAGATTCTTCCCGTAACCGAGCTCTTGAGGTTCATGTTGAAACTTCTcatcaagaaaatcaagattCGTCAAAACCCTAGTAAAGGCTCCACGAATCTCCCATCAGGGACTCCATTGAAGGCAGGGATCAACTTCAAGACCGGGATCGAACATTTTTGCATCCATACCGGTGGAAAAGCTGTGATTGATGGGATTAAACATAGCTTGGATTTGACCGAGTATGACATTGAACCGGCGAGGATGACTCTCCATCGGTTTGGAAATACTTCAGCGAGTAGTTTGTGGTATGTGTTGGCTTACATGGAAGCCAAGAAGAGGTTGAAGAGAGGAGATAGAGTATTTATGATAAGCTTTGGAGCTGGTTTCAAGTGTAATAGCTGCGTTTGGGAAGTTGTAAGAGATCTAACGGTTGGG